In the Diorhabda sublineata isolate icDioSubl1.1 chromosome 10, icDioSubl1.1, whole genome shotgun sequence genome, aatagtcATATCAGCTCAATAATGCCTCCAAAAAGGAAAGCTGCTAAAGTTGAAGTAGAAACTGAATCCGTTGCCGAACAGGAACCCGGTAAGTATAGAAACAACAATTAATGCTTTTGGATAAAAGGAAAATGGTAACCAAAGCAAACATTTCCACGtcgaattttaaataatatgaaaaattattacttacgtataattaatcgttttaataTCATGAATTAAgattaaaaacattcaaatttcaaaatagatctACTAATAATAAACgtactttaataataattacaaaacagaaagcgaaacaaaatttaatacggTAATAAGAAGTTGATAGTTTATAAtagattaaaatatgattacctaagcttgtttttatttatgatcATTTAGTTATgtataaaattgtatattaatacataatAACCAAAAGGCATTCAATAAATCACTCAATTGTGAGGGTAAGTGATTTATTGTTTAGTAGAAACCGAAAAACCACCAAAAGAAGTGGTATAGTCTAGACATAGAAGTAATTGAGAtgcaaaaattcaaaaatatctaaatcCCAAATTATCTTAGAAATACCAAACTTGAAGCTGATTTTTCTGGATCCAAAATTACTTGCAAGAATAATGAAGCAAGATCATTTGTAAGAGGTTCAGATATATCACCAGCTTCACAAAGCTTATTAAGAAAACCTGTAGATGCACATTTACAAGTTAATTAAAAAGATCTGATTTGTCGTtaagaaaagtgaaaaagaGTATTTGGTATTAGAAATAGAAGGTAAAAACAGATTTTCTTGATCCAAAGATAAGATATTAGAAACCCCAAAAAAATATGTGTCATAAGCAACAGGAATTAATTGAAGAGGAACTAGATAAATTTAGCTGTGATTTGATAAATCATAGTGAAAGACGTTCAGTAGGGATTTAAAGTATGGACAACCAAAAAAATCCACAATCTGATAGAAAACTTTGAGTATATCAATTGTCTActtaataatgtcgaaaaaagtaataaaatataatggaGGACAGAAAGACTTTGTTGAATCATTTACTTTgccaattttgaatatatactaTAACTGAGGCTGAATATCATTTCCTAATGAAAAGTCTCCAACTAGGAGATTTGAGGTtaccagggccggattaagctaagGGCTTGGGGGCCCAGGTCTAAGAGGACCCCATCATTCGGAAAACATTCTGTATTtcttgatgtgttgataccatgAATCTaacatattgatattattttttttaatttttccgggtttccaaATTCCTTAAGGGAGCCTCGCCATTATTTTAGCCCCAGgtcttataaatcttaatccagCCATGGAGGTTacaaattatgaatttaatactgattaaaattcaacataaatgatatttttcttccatatcatacattttatgtaaaaaatttatataacaatgtattttcttgttttattaccacTGGTTGTGGGTTTTATGACCAATGAGTAGGCAACTAATTTTTACTGTACATACCAGAAGAAACTAgacaaaaatgattaataacaAACACATAACGATTGTGTTTATTTCATGaacttattattaaaagttataatttttaacagtAAAATCTAAACGAGGGAAAAAAGCTAAAGAGGTTGTTGAAGCAAATGGGGTAGATAATGAAATAACTGAAGAAGGTCCAAAAAGGAGTACAAGAGTGAAGAAAACTGTTGGTAAGTTTATACTGTACTTAagtataatatttgttatttatatttgtgttctaataatgaaaaagcaaatatttataaacgaTAATTTTTCACTCTGTCTGACTTAGCTTCAAAATATGTGAACACTGCTTCTTCTGGTGTTCAAAATTGTTTACCGGTAggagaaaaaaatgtaataggAACCAAATCAGGGCTGTATGGTGAATTGATCGTTAATTCGATTGAGTACTGGTGTAATTATTATGATGAAGAATTATTTGCGTTTTCTGAGTACCTCTAATGGTTTGACCATCTCTAAAGTCACTATTATCACATTATTGATAATACTAAAGAAAACAACAAACCATTTGCTATATAGGCTTCTTCTTAGATCaagttttattggatttggaAAACCTACACGGTTTATTACTGTTTTGTTCAGTGTAGATGTTTCTTTCGAGCTTTTGATGCACTTTCaacaaattatatcaattaataatttgttgtaAGCCTTTTTTGGAGCATTTTGGTCGGGATATGGGGTATTCAATGGTAATAAAGTCCAAAGATATCccaatttccaaatatttcatgtgtttaaaaatttcgactagttatgaataaatattttcgtcTGGAAATATTTTAACACTTAAGATGACGAAATGAAGCATGACTGTGTGAATCAAAATgcaattgtgaaaaaaatttaaacagtaccatcaattttttgtcatttctttaaaatttccattatttcttgTTGTTTTACAATGTTTTATGATGGTACTTCAAATCTCCATCTTCATTGATACATTTTCGTGCgccatttaaaaaaacaatgattttatacattttagcGAATTATACAGAAGAGAAAGAGGTTAAGGAACCCAAACCGGATAAACCGAAACGAGTGGTTAAGAAAAAGGCCGCCAAAGAGGAAGCTGATCCGAAAAAAGAAGAGGAACCAATAGAAGAACCTTCGAATGAAGATTCATCTGAACTTCCAGAAGACACTAAACCCGCCAAGAAGACGAAAAAAACCTCTGGTAAGGAGAAAGccattaagaaaacgaaaaaggCAGCAGGAGAACCAGCGGAACCGAAAACGAGTAAAAGAACTAAAAAAGCTCCAGTAGAAGTGGAAGTCGAGGAGAATAACGAGGAGGAAGAAAAAGTATCTGAAAAGAAGACGAAAAGAGGAGGGAAGACTAAAAAAACGCAGGAAAAGAGCGAAAACGGtatctaatatttcatttattttttttattatcggGATAGATAAGTTCCCATTTAAGTTGTCGATTTTTGACTATATTAGTTTAAGTTatggaaaaaagaaaatgttttaaataaatttccaacaattatttaaacttagaataaaatttatcaCGTACGAtgtaaatttcatataatttttcctGTTTACCTCTATTTGATCCTTtgcaatattcaaaatatttcgaaatgatttgataaaaatgatatgacaaattttgatgtttcgatgtagatatttgtgaaaatttagttTCTAAATCGGTTTGGCAAGGTAAGTAAatactaatttttgataatatactcTATAgttcatcaatttttgttaatttcgtAAATCCAAAGCTCACAAATCTAAGTTTCGATTTTCATCTTCAGGAAGTGAGACTTAACCGTTAGACTCGATTTTTAGCgcttaaaataatttatgtttaaagtttttggcttttttttcttaaattggttattgaaataatatagaaaaagtatcgattatttgaaattaacaaaaatttcggCGTACTACAACAAAATGAGAACATAGCATGCCTGGTGTTTTAAAAAGTAGACTAGTTGTctttctattttgataaattaactaaattaatGTATCAGCATGTTACACGAAACTTAAATTAATCTAAATCCTGCTTTAAAGATGAAAGTAGTCATTAATTATAGACCTACTATGAATTTCGTTGTTAGATCTTGATATTAATAACTTTTATACTTAAACGAccattttttcatctaatttcgACTATTTCACCATATCTCGACTACTTCTACGACCAAACGTCGTTTGTTCACTATACTCGATTACCTATAATATCAAACGACAATTTTTCACCTTACCTGTAATACTATCATAGCCGAACAACGTTTTTCACTATATAGCAAGCTATTTTTCACTATATCTGACTATTCATTTAACCAAACGACGATTTTTCACTATACTTTAATTACTCATAAGACCAAACGGCAGTTTTTCACCTTACCTCGAATATTCTCATGTCCGAACAACGATTTTTCACTATATTCGATTACTTATTGGACCAAAACGACGATTTCTCATCATATTCCATCATTCATTTGATCAAGTCATGATTTTTCACCATATATTACTACTTCAATGATCAAAAGACTATTTTACATCACTTCCTTAGCACTAATATGactatttttcacaatatttcacTATTCATTTGACCAAACGACGATTTTTCACTATACTTCAACAGTCATAAGATCAAACGGCAGTTTTTCACTTTACCTCGAATATTCTCATGGCCGAACAACGATTTTTCACTATATTCGACTATTTACTGGATCAAACAACgatttttcactatattttgGCTGCCCCAATGGCCGAATAAGAATTTTTTCcccatatttataataattgcaCGACCAAACGACAATGTACTGACATATATGACTAATTATATTACTAAATGACGATTTTTTCACCATATTTGTCTGTTTCAAATGACCAAATGACGATTTTTCCTTATGTCTTGACTACCGCAATGGTCgaataagtatttttctttatatttttaataattgtatgACGAAATGACAATTTTTCACTATGTTTTGACTACCAAAATGATTTTTCCTCCATATTGTCAATAATTGTATGATCAAAGGAGAATATATCGACATATATCTGACTATTTATATGACCAAACAGCGATTTTTCACCATATCTGACTAACTCATATGaccaaatgacgattttttacCATATATTGATTACTCTAATGGCCGAACAACGATTTTTCCCCATATTTTCAAGAATTGTATGACCAAACCACAATCTATCGACATTTCCAATTACTGAAATGAACCAAACGACGTTTTTTCACCATATCTGACTAACTCATATGACCAAATGACgattatttaccaaaaaaatctaAACGATGCTTTCAagcttaaaatttttaaaacatttttgacgTTTGTTTCAAATAGCCTTTTTTTGCttcgtatttttcatttttacgaATTAGTAAGTTTGTAAAAACATGGTGTGGTAAAACAGAATAGCGGTCGTAGGGTCGACCACCTTGTATATGATTTAAATAACACCCAATGCATATTTTAGatcgaaaaattaaaaccaacgtaatttttaataacGAAAGTTGTTTTcgggaaaaaaaaaatttgcctgtgaaattttttgataacccTCGTAGTTTCGCAAtgttagtaaaaaattatattctacaataatttttactcatttttttatctaaatcgGGATTTGGCATTATAATTAAGTATGTCATATCATTCTTATCAGATTTTGACTATTCTATAGATAATATACGAGGACCGGTCAATAAATATAgattaaaattgttattgacGGTTTAATTTTATCCAGTGGCCCAAAATGGGATCCGGGAAGGTattgtttgttgaaaatattgaacgGTCCTTGGTAAAAGTatcggaatattttgaaacaccaTCCATGCATTTTAGAATcctttttatataatgaaaatgtttaaataaattcgaTGATGTTATAGGAAACGTAGAGAAAAAACCGaaagttttgcaaaataaaactACGACCGATTGGAAATCGATCGATTTCAGttgttccaaaaaaaattcttacGAAGTACCCCACAATCTCATAGTGAGTACATGGAATATAGGAGGACTCAAAAGTTGGGTTAATAAGGGATGTCAGGAATATTTGACCCACGAAAATCCGGATATATTTTGTGTTCAGGTacgattttgtatttttttttctaccatTTTCTCTCTATAGTTtcctttttcttcaatttttttgtcccCTTTTTAACGAAGATATTTGGCAACATATGAACTACTATTatttggatacaaataatccaCTGAAATACGGTATCAAATGAACTACTGACATAGTAACAAATGAACTATTGACATATGACAACTCATTTGCTTATATAtggcaaaaaattattgaaatatgtaaCAAATTATCTACTGAAACATATGAACTACTGATACTAGTTCATATTTTGAagacaaaaattcatttaatatgtttaataagtaaaatatttggtgcTTTGAAATTTCTCGAGGTAGTTTGAGGGGTGACAAAGAGGTAATTATGTGCAAAACTTTAAAAGGTAGTCAATCAgtctataaatatattgtagTTCATATTTCAAAGacgaaatttattcaaaacatttaaatagTAGAATATTTGGTATTTTGCTATTCTTTAAGGTCGTTTAGGGGGTTACGAAGAGGTAATTGTGCGCAAAACTTCTAAAAGGTAGTCAGTgagattataaatatattctagTTCTTATTTCAAAGACAAAAATGTATGCAAAACGTTTAAAAAGTAGAATATTTGGTATTTTGCAAAACTTATTCAGTGAGGCTTTAAATATtgaagacaaaaatttttcaaaaatgtttttaaagtgAAACATTTGGTGTTTTCCACTTCCTTGAGATTTTTGGGGGGTTACAAAGAGGTAATTGTGCGCAAAACTTCTAGAATGTAATCAATGAAGCTCTAAATATGGTGTAGCTCATATTTTGAAGACAATACGTTTAAAAAGTAGAATATTTGGTATTTTGCAATTCCTTAAGGTAGTTTGGGGGGTTACAAAGGAGTATTTGTGCGCAAAACTTCTACAAATTCGACAGTGTGGACTTAAATATATTCcatttcataatttgaagtcaaaaatttatccaaaacgtttttaaagtgaaatatttggtg is a window encoding:
- the LOC130449415 gene encoding DNA-(apurinic or apyrimidinic site) endonuclease encodes the protein MILGSLGRSVNVFSVYLKCFRFIRSSKVSYKNSHISSIMPPKRKAAKVEVETESVAEQEPVKSKRGKKAKEVVEANGVDNEITEEGPKRSTRVKKTVANYTEEKEVKEPKPDKPKRVVKKKAAKEEADPKKEEEPIEEPSNEDSSELPEDTKPAKKTKKTSGKEKAIKKTKKAAGEPAEPKTSKRTKKAPVEVEVEENNEEEEKVSEKKTKRGGKTKKTQEKSENGNVEKKPKVLQNKTTTDWKSIDFSCSKKNSYEVPHNLIVSTWNIGGLKSWVNKGCQEYLTHENPDIFCVQETKCSEAKLPDEIKNLNLYKQYWCGSKKEGYAGVGIFTITEPKNVTYGIGDETQDEDARCITAEYDNFYLVNVYVPNSGRKLVTLPKRLEWNDLFVDYIKKLDEKKPVIICGDMNVSHKEIDLARPQNNTKNAGFTPEERKGMTEFLKEGFVDVYRHFYPDEKDVYSFWTYMANARSKNIGWRLDYFVVSERLIKGVCDIKYRTEVLGSDHCPVTLFINV